The genome window ATATGGAGATTAATTTGTGGGAAGAGTCATCACGCTCCTAAGTGTTTGAAAGCAGGCAAATCACCAGCAGAGTCTTAGGAGGCAAACGGCAAAGGGAAGGCAGCTGCGTCTACCTGCAGGGGGCCACACCTTCCAGCTTTTTCCATCTGATAAAagatgtgtaactgagtcactgtgctatAGAGTGGAAATCAACACAACGTTGTGAATCTGCTATAGATCaataaaatacatctttaaaataattttaaaattattatttatttttggctgctctgggtcttcgctgctccacacaggctttctctggttgcagagaatgggggcttctcttgcggtagctcctcttgttgcagagcatgtgcTCTAGATCTCAAGGGcccagaagttgtggtgcatgggagggagggcttggttgctccaaggCCTATGGGatatcttcccggagcagggattgaacccttgtcccctgcattggcaggcggattcttaactactagaccactagggaagtctggtaaaataaattcttttaagaAAAGCTTTTCCCATGTAAAAGTGAAGCATCACGTAAGACACGAGACCAGCTTAAACTGGCTTTGCCTCCCTCAGTAGGTCTATTAATCAAACCTTGAGTTATTGTACGGAGACAGCCCTGCAAGGCGAGAACTCAGAAACCAGGAAGCTTCAGTCCGTGGAACTGGAAGGAAAGAAACGCTGCCACTGGGGCCATTTGCAAAGCGAGAGTTCTCTCAACAAGGAAAATCTGGCTTCCAACAGCAGGAGTACCTCTTATGGGAAACCTGACCAGTCAGCGTCCAAGTTTGAAATTCCACTGTCTCCTTAGATTTCACCACTGGATCCAGGAGCCCTGGATCCTGGATCTCGGAGACAGATTTGAGAGTCTTGTGGGTCAAGCTTATGAAAAGGCTCTTTTCTCCAAGTTGGTGCCATAGAGTTGGCTTTTATGCAAGTTGGGCAACGAGCCTTTGCTTCATCCATTCCAAAAAGTGGTAAGTGCTCAGGTTTTATCCTAGATGTCTTAAAACCCAAGAAAAAGGAGAGTTCCAGTTCAGTAAAGATGATAACTTTGATTGTACGTGTAAAGAAACGGAATGATCAGATTGTAAATCTGTGGTTTCTCTAGTGCCTCCCAAAAGGACTGAGTGCCTTAGAAGGAAATTTCTATTGTAGTTTTTGGGCGTTGAATGCTAAAAGGAGCTAAAGTGGAACCCCATCGCTGGAGTGCTACAGAATCAGATGGAAGCGTCAGCGCCAGCGGCTTTCTGCTCTCTTGCTGTGAGACCCTCTCCGCATGGCCTGCTGTGCTGGCGGTCCACACGGGCGGGGCAGCCCCTCTATCGAGGCCACGCCGACTCCTGTGACTACGGAAACTCAGGGCCATCCAACACCTCTGCCGggtggaagagaaagaggaggctgAAAGGAGATGACAGGTAAGAACAGCATTTATTAGTCTCTGAAAAGCTCCCCACCATGGCCTGGCCCTCGTGAAGGAACCGGCAGGCCTCCACCCCGCTCTGTGAACATCGCTCCCTTGGAGTTTTCCATCTGCCTCAGAGCCGCGTCCTAACCTGCAGGCTGAATGGTTCTGTCCCCGTGCAACAGGGGatactgaggtcattgtgtggcTAAGTGCTGACTGGGGTTGGAAGCGATATgcagtttgctttaaaaaaaaacaaaacaaaacaaaaaaacatgattTGGAAGCAGCTAATGTAATTGatggagagggaaatagcaacccactccagtactcttgcctggaaaatcccatggatggagaagcctggtaggctacagtctatggggtcgcaaagggtcagacacgactaaatgacttcACTAATGTAATGGAGCAGCTTTGTTCTGCCTGGTGAGTCTTGTGACAAATAAGGAGTCCTgggagcgctgaagaattgatgcttttgaactgtggtgatggagaagactcttgagagtcccttgactgcaaggagatccaaccagtccatcctaaaggaaatcagtcctgggtgttcattgaaaggactgatgttaaagctgagactccaatactttggccacctgatgtgaagaactgactcatttgaaaagaccctgatgctgggaaagattgagggcaggaggagaaggggatgacagaggatgagatggttggatggcatcactgacttgatggacatgagtttgagtaaactccgggagtaggtgatggacagggaggcctggcgtgctgcagtccatggggtcacaaagagtcagacatgcctgagcgactgaactgaactgggatccATGCTGAAATGGGAGCGGTGGTCCAGACACAAGCAGATCTAAGATACCGTTCAGACCCCATGCCCCCAGCCTGCTCAGGAAGAGATTCCAAACACCTTTCACACGAAAAACACTTGAAGATCCACATCTTCCTTCTCTCATTTCACACCATCTTTTGTTAAACTCAGGATACCCCTGTCCCCTGTGGTCTCATTTAATTGTCTACTAGCTTTAGCACCAGCATCAGTAGCCTCCTGggaggggtcttccctggtgatccagtggctgagactccgtgCTCCATAGTGCAGAGGGCCTAGGTTCctttcctggtccaggaactggatcccacatgccgcaactaagagtttgcatgccgtaACCAGGATCTTGCACAgccaaataacatttaaaaaaaaaaaaagcaaaaaacaaaaagaaccttCTTGGGAGGCACAGAGTTCCCACAGCATTTGGGCTGTCcttctaaaagatttttttacatTGTGGTGAAATATAAATTTACTGTTTTAACCAGTTTGAAGTGCACAGTGCAATGGCAGAAGTGTAGTCACATTTCTGGGCAACCATCACCATCAACCATGTCCAGAGCTTTTTTCATCTTGCAAGATTGAAACTCtatatctattaaaaataattctccattccatcctcccctcagcccctgacaaccaccattatACTCCGTCCCTGTGAATTTGCTCTGCATCCCTAACTTAAGTGGAATCAACAGTGCTTGTcccttgggtgtgtgtgtgtgtgtgtgtgtgtgtgtacgttgttcagtcatgcctgactcttgcgaccccatagactgtagcttcccaggctcctctgtccatgggattctccaggcaaggatattggagtgggttgccatttcctgctccaggggatctttgcaactcaggaatcgaacctgggtctcctgcgttgcaggcagactctttaccgactgagctgcGAGGGAAGCTGGTGGGTTTATCCCTTAGGTGGAGCTCATTTAGCATAATGGCCTCCAGGTGCATCTATGTGGTGGCCTGGGtcggaatatcttttctttccgAGGTCAGATCATACCccatatgtatgtaccacattctGGGTGATACTTTTTGTCTGGCATTTGAGATCTGCTACTGCTTAGCTTGTAAGCTGCATGGGGATAAAAAGACACGAAGgattcatattttaaatcttCTCCGGGGATCCAGTGTATCGTTAAGTACATGCTGTTTTAACAGGCCTGTCAGTGCTCATATACACACACCCCCCAAAGTACATGTCCTGGTGAGGAGCGGGGCAGGACGGACTTGCTGTGAGTAAGAGGATAATTTGGTTCTGTCATACACTGATTGCTTGTCTGATGTGTTAATTAAATAATTCATTCACCCAACATGCTTTGTGTTCTCCTATCATATGTCAGGCGGTTTGGTAATGACTGAGGCCACAGGGCAGATCCAGCACTTGCCCCTCATGGAGTTTTCTTccttaattaaaatatagttgatttgcaatatgcTGATTTCAGGTACACAACGCAGTGATTCCTTTATGCATAAgtatattcagattattttcccttactcagggaaaagtcgctcagtcgtgtccagctctttgtgaccccatggactgtagcctgccaggctcctctatccatgggattttccaggcaagaatactggagtgggttgccatttccttctccaggggaatcttcctgacccagggatcaaacccgggtctcttgtattgcaggcagactctctaccatctgagccacagagccAGGACTGGTTTGCCTTACAGGCTattacgaagttctcagtacagttcactgtgctatacaacaggtccttGATGGAGTCTCTAATGGAGGACACATTAAAACACAAGTTCCCAAATATATGCAATAAATATAAACTGTGGTACGGCCTGGGAAGGAAAATTACAGATAGGGAAATTATGTTTCTGTTGTATTCTGTTGTATCATTATCTGTAATGAGCTTTTcaagtaaaaaattaaagttcATTGACTTTCTGACCTCTGAACTTCCCTCTGTCAATTTCAACCTCAAAACCCTCCTTCCTCCAAAACCTAGTTGTGTGACCCAAACAACGGATAATGAGTCAGCAAAAATTGCCAGCTACAGTCAACAAAGGGAAGAGCTGATGGTTAATAGAGGTAAGGAAAGAGTAGCCAAAAAACAGTTGAGCCACTCCGTCCTGTTGCCCAGCAACGCCTGACTCCACCCTTCCAGAAACGGGGTCTGGGAGGGATGAGTTGGTGAAATCTCCGCAGATGAGAGCAGTGGTCTCCAAACTGGAGGGCGGTGGAAGAGAGGGTGCTCAGGGCGGAGCCGGAGCTCCAGCAGGTGACCTAAAGGCGGGTCCGCAGGACACGGAGGGGGAGGGCTGAGCTGACCGATGCCGCCCCTGAGAGGTCTGGTGGGGGCTAGCAGCCAGCAGGGAGAAAGAGTGGCCAGAggcaaaggcagaaaaaccaggtGCTGTCAGGAagccaggagaagagggtgagctAGTGTTGTAGCCATgcattccgggaaacaaactcactcagaaggacaatgcagatgatggagtgcagtttattatagccgcaggcccaaggcagagtctcctcttagctaAGGACCCCGATGAGTTtatgtgaaaaccttatataccctaagtgtatgtacctaaacccacctccccaaattccctgaaactagtctggacaaaggaaaagaaagatacaatcaaagttaacccgtgattcatatgccttaagcctaggtagttaacagtggacacgtatcaataggcctgtggtcataccccaataagcataatagaatgtatgactCTATTccgttacacagataattagggtaatCTTTCAGGTGacggagagtctaggtacgagccctggggctcttccatctggggacctggttttccagttggtgtgttgtttccatagatactgggcatagagctcagagtccacagtccagcccaagacggagtcctgctttcaagagggagcctgttctgtctgcttCCTCCTTCACTAGGAGGAAGGCTCATCTACAGGATGAGCTGGGGAatcatggggtgggggggcttctGGGGGTGAGCCCTGGACCCTGTCATTAGATCTGGCAAAATGGAAGTGATGGTTCCCTTGACACCAGCAGTTGGAGTGGAGTCAGATGCTCCAGCTAATGACACCCAGGCCCCCTTGAAAATCACTTGAccagggggtgggcaggggctgtCCCACTGCCAGCGATCCGCGGTGGCTGGCAGAGCACCTAGTGCGTGTCTGTGGAGACAGCCTCACTGGCGGGACTCCCAGTCGCCGAGAGCTTGGATTTGGGTTAGCCTCCGGGGACGCACAGTGCAGGCTCGCCATGTGGGCGCCTGTGGTTTCCTCACCCTCTCCACCTGAGTCTGGCTTTTCCTTTCTGTGGCAAGAAAAAACTTGAGCATCTGAGATTAAAAGGACACATCcaggggacgtccctggtggtccagtggttaagacttcgccttccaaggCAGGCGGTGTAGGTTTTATCTCTGGTCgggaagctaagattccacatgcctggaAGCCAAAAACCCAaagcataaaatagaaacaatactgtaacaaaatcaataaaaatggtccgcatcagaaaagaaaaatttgaaaaaggatacaTCTCCTGGGGAGAGAAGCCCCGTAGTCCAGCTCAGCTGAGAACAGGAccccccacccactcccaggAGCGGGTACCCGTCTTCACCTTCCCCCTCAGCTTCCCCCAGGGAAGCAGCTAATTGATTCTGGGGAGCAAACTCAAAGTCTcccagggggttgggggggggggtctcctAGGACATATCTTCATCTCAAAGGCAGAATGTGGAAAAAAGGTTCATTAATCCTTTTTCATTTGGTATCAATATGTCTAGTAGTTTCGTGTGTTCATTTTGTCATCTTTGAAAACATGAGTTACTACTCACCACATTAACAAACGTGACTCTCTTTGCAGgatgttttaaagtattttttccccttctttgtgactttctttctcttcttcaaggaGCTACAGGTAACTTgggtggaaaagtgaaagtgaaactgttagtcactcagtcgtgtctgactctctgccacctcatgcactgtagcccgtcaggctcctctgtccttggggttccccatgcaagaatactacagtgggttgccatgcccttctccagggacttggGTGGAAAGGAGACGTGACCTCCAAGGCTTGTTCTTTGGGATGTCCTGCCTTGGGGGAGTTGACGTCTCAGAAGAGCAGGGCACAGGATCCCTGGCCTGGTCAAACATCCCTGTGCCCCAAGAATTTCATAGGAGTATCAAGGCACTCGACACTTGGAAATTACTCAGACCAACAAGGGCTTCCTCTCGTCAATCCTCTAAGACTGGCAAAAAATATCCTCAAGACTCACCAGTGCAGGCAAGTGACCTGGGGACTGGTCACTTGCTGTCCCAGGGGTGCTGGTGACCCAGCCCTTTGCCTTGGTCCAGGGAAGACTTTGCCACCTTTTTACTTCCCTGAAGATGAAAAGAGCACCTTCTGAAGGACAGAGGTCGAGATCCCCTCCAACCCAGGGAATGTGGCCACCAAGTTGAAATTTATTtgatctaaaatttttttttaaatccattttaccTAGTGTActtgatggcttcccaggtggcacagtggtaaagaatctgcctgccaatccaggagacccaagagacgtggattcgagccctgggttgggaagatcccctggaggagggaatggcagcccactgcagccttcttgcctgaagaattccatggacagaggagcctggaaggctacagtccatggggttgcaaagagtcagacacgactgagtgcacacacactaGTGTGCTTGATTTTGAGGTCTGAGAATAGTCATGCCCATCTCATATTATGTTAATGTGCAGAAGTCAGGATACCGGCCGCTCATGATTTTGTGGTCCCTGGAAAGGAGTAGCATGCAGACATGCAACCCACTGTTAATTCCAAACTGCTTTTCCCCCTTGTAAGCCTTTTTTTGAGGggttgatgttttttttttttttggctaaacaGCAAGGtatatttcttctcctttctccccttATTGTAAGCTAAAATCATATACAGCCACTCTAGGAacacagtttggcagtttttttgtttttttttttttgttttttttacaaagtaaagTGTATGCTTACCacacgatccagcaatcccactgctagggtatttacccaaagaagtgaaaacacatgtccacacaaaggCCTGTACTTGACGGCTCACAGCAACTTTACTCATAATAGACAAgaactggaaacaattcaaatgtgcCACTGGTCAAAGGCTCACAGTCCATCCGTACAGTAATGGATATTCATCGTCTGGATATTCATTCAGCAAGCTGAATGAATTACTGATGCAAGTCACCACGTGGATGAAGCTCAAATGCATAATGCAAAGTGAAAGCAGCTTCGATGTAAGAGAACGTTTGCAATGGATGATTCCAGTATTTGAAATTCTCTACAAAGTGAAACCACAGTGGCAGAAACCAGAGTGCTAGCCAGGGGGCAGGGAAGGCCAGGACCAACAGCCAGGGGACCCGAGGGAGCTTTGGGGAGAGCTGGAAACGCTCAGTGTCGTGGCTGTGGCGATGGCAACCACGTGTCACAGCTCATCACACTTTATACGTAAAACTGGGGGATTTTATTGTTTAGAGAGTATGTCTCAAAAAAGCTGACAAAAATGACgcgggagaaagaaagaaagatgaaagtaATGAACGTATTGAAAGACTGGTTCCCAAGCCCCAGGAGGACTTCCCAGGTTGCTGAggtcaggttttcttttttttctttttttggcagttCAATAACTTTATTGGACCATCAGCAATTAGTTCTGGTCCACAATGACTGTCTGTAGATTTTTGAAGGTGGTGACGGGCACATAGGTAACCAAAGAGTATTGCTTGTTTGGTGAGTCTTCGTCTTCATTACATTTTCTGGACAACTGCACACGGATCCGGTATGGGACATTCCTGATTCCTTTGGCCCAGACGGCCTTGTTGAGCCTGGTGTCAATGCACACGTCCGGAGTTCCCATCTCCTTCATGGCAAACTTCCAGATTTCTTTGAGTGCCCTAGGGGCACGCTTCTTGAAACCCACTCCATGGAAGCGCTTGTGAATGTTGATGGTGTATTCCCTTGTCACCACCTCGTTGATGGCGGACCAGCCCTTCTTCTTCTTGCCGCCCTTCTTTGCGGGAGCCATCCTGCGGGGCCGTGGTTGGAAAGGAGGTTTTCTTTACTGCCCTTGAACTGCACACatttccctcccctcacccccccctcccccccccccacccaccagtGCTCCGGTCAGAGCTGCCCTCCCATCCTCCCCAGCACCTTTTCTTCCGCTGGGCAGGAGCCAGGCTGTCTGGGTCCAAGGGAGCCAAGGGGAGCCCTTCCCCACGGAGTCCTTCCCTAACTCCCCCTGTCAAGCTCTTCCTTTGAGCTGGTGGCCCTTCACTCCCAGGGCCATATTGCAGACCTTGGGCAAGATTTATCGCGTGTGTTTGAGTGAAGGTGCTCAGGCTAGAGAACAGAGAAACAGACCACTAGGAAAGAcacagaaggagagaggaaggcacTTATTTTCAGGAGTTGACTCCCACAGGGTTTTGGAACTGGCAGATCTGAAAATCGCGGGGCAGGCTGGCAATGCAGCAGTCTTGAGTCCTCAGGCTGGAAACGCAGGCGGAATTTGTCTGCTGCCTGCTTTATTCAaaatctactgatttaaatgtaaatcacatctttaaaagaaaacctttttacACAACACCTCAACTGATGTCTGACCAATCAATTGGATATCAtagcccagccaagttgacacataaaactaaccatcACAAATGGGTACCCACATCTTCAATAACCTCTTTCCGGCCACTTAAAGGCATTAAAAGTCTGGGTTTGGGCTCTAGCTCTGTTTGCTAGCTGTGTTACCTTGGGAAAGTTTCTTGTCTCTCTGGGCCTCTATTTCCCCCAATATAAGCCAGGAGCAGCAGTAGGATTGTTAACAtaaggattaagtgagttaatacaGTACCTTCAAAGAACCTAGGTGAGTACCCAGCACATATAACCTAATTATGCCTGGCATTATTCTAAATTTCACAAATACTAGCTAATTTTCCAGGAAAGTTTCTATTCATCTTAAAATTACCTTTATTGGTTAAGAAACTCCTTAATCACGGCCAATGAATGACTTGAATCAAGGAAGGTGAAGGGAAAGCAAAAGTTTGCAGTATTAAATGAAGTATTATGACTATTATGATCTCTAGAGATTTAGGAAGGATTGAATGGAAGGATTAAAGTGAATTTTTCTAGCACAgaaaaagtgctcaataaatgaaattattctaCTCTAGAGATCATAATAGTCATaatacttcatttatttggtGTCAAATCCTTATACTTTGctttccaaatgagaaaagcagGCAGAGATATTAgtagttcctcctccagggacttccctggtggtccagtggttaggactccatgtccACTGCaagggtcacaggttcaatccttggttgaggaactaagatcccacatgactcgtGGTgtggctgaaaagaaaaaagtatcccCTCTTCCAAACTCTCTAAGGATATGCATTCATCCACGTTTCCCCAAAACTATTTATTTCCGCTTCAGACCTTCATAACCCACGGTCCTCTGGCTTCAGCAAGCAGCACTGAGGTCAACCATGACCTCTGCTTCACCAAACCCAAAGGACACTTTGGTAACTcaattggtaaataatctgcctgcaatgcagaagaccctggttcgattcctgagttgggaagatcccctggagaaggaaatggcaacccactcctgtattcttgcctggcaaatcccatggacagaggagcctggtgggctacagcccttggggtcagaagagtcagatacgacttaacaactaaaccccCGAAGGACACTTTACAGCTTTGAATTACTGGGTGTTTGTTCTGTGTTTGACTCTATGAAACCCACTGCAGTGGTCTGAACCGTgtcctcccaaattcatatgctgaagtgcTAACCCTTAGTGCTTCAGATTGTGATGGTTATTTACTTGGAGACAAAAGCTTTCAAGAGacagttaaaatgaggtcacgCGGGTGAGCCAACCTGAGATGACTGCTGTCTTtatgagaaaaggagaagagggcgcaGACACACCCAGAGGGACAACCATGAAAACACAGAGAGAGAAGTTgctgtctacaagccaaggagagagcctCAGGTGCAACCATCTCTGCCATCCACCTTGCTTttggacttccaacctccagaaacATGAGAAAAATCAGTTTTTCATGTTTTAGCCACCCAGCATGAGGTACTTCACTATTGCAGCCCCATAGCaggtcttccccggtggctcagatgataaagaatatgcttgcgatgagggagacccaggttcgatccctgggtcaggaagatgccctggagaagggaatggctacttgaagaattccatgggcagaggaacctggagggctagagcccgtggggttgcaaagagtcgaacatgacggAACGACAAACATATAGAGCAGACTAATACAGCCTCCTTTTTGAAACTTACGACTGCCAGGATTCCAACTGCACATCTTTCCTCTGGAGAGAATTTTGTCCTCTGCTCACCTTAGATGTTGATGATTCTCAGTGTGGATGTTCTTTCTCATCCCATAGTCTCTGTCCAGCAGATGTCACCCACTCTCAGGTTCTAACCATGTTGACCGTAACCAGTTTGCTTGTACTTTGACTGTGTTCACAGTAGCTGGTGACTTCCGCCTAGCCCTCTTGCAGGCACCGTGGTTGTGTGTAAACCTGCACACCTCCCCTAATACTTTCCACGTATTTCAGATCCCGCAGTCCAAACCTGTCATCACCTTCCCTTGAAATTGGCTGTGCTTCTCACGTTCTGGTCCTCTGCCTTCAGTTCACACCAACATCCTCTTGTTCACTTGTGATAACCTGAGAACCAGTCTCCAGGTCTCCCTTTTCTGATACCTGTCACCTACTAAGTATATGCTAA of Cervus canadensis isolate Bull #8, Minnesota chromosome 28, ASM1932006v1, whole genome shotgun sequence contains these proteins:
- the LOC122429560 gene encoding 60S ribosomal protein L31-like → MAPAKKGGKKKKGWSAINEVVTREYTINIHKRFHGVGFKKRAPRALKEIWKFAMKEMGTPDVCIDTRLNKAVWAKGIRNVPYRIRVQLSRKCNEDEDSPNKQYSLVTYVPVTTFKNLQTVIVDQN